Proteins co-encoded in one Desulfobulbaceae bacterium genomic window:
- a CDS encoding ATP-binding protein, producing MHGYIQRAAGNDLHRALARSPAVAILGPRQCGKSTLAKTVLDTASAVYLDLQDRVDRNKLGEPELFFDRHRDKLICLDEIQLLPEFFSVLRSEIDRDRRPGRFLILGSASRDLIRQSTESLAGRIAYLDLTPFLLKEVVGVSSWPDLWLRGGFPDSVLAANDADSFDWRLDFIRTFMERDIPSLGFNIPIPVIERLWLLLAHYHGQTVNYQKLAEAADLSIPTLKKYLSILEQTYMLRLLPPTETNIKKRLVKSPKIYLRDSGILHGLLNIEEYDSLLANPVAGASWESFVIENIIHGHSRWQASFLRTSNGAEIDLLLERSGHRHLFECKLSKAPKPSRGFYELTDSIQPDSAWVVAPVDEPYEIKKGIFVCSPEHLEKELPF from the coding sequence ATGCATGGATATATTCAAAGGGCCGCTGGAAATGATCTGCACAGGGCTTTAGCCCGCTCTCCCGCTGTGGCTATTCTCGGACCCCGGCAGTGCGGCAAGTCAACCTTAGCTAAAACAGTGCTTGACACTGCTTCTGCCGTCTATCTTGACCTACAGGACCGGGTTGACCGGAACAAGCTTGGGGAGCCGGAACTGTTCTTCGACCGTCATCGTGACAAGCTTATCTGTCTCGATGAGATTCAGCTCCTGCCGGAATTTTTTTCTGTTCTCCGCTCTGAAATTGATCGAGACCGCAGGCCTGGGCGGTTTCTCATTCTGGGGTCGGCCTCTCGTGACCTCATCAGGCAATCAACTGAATCCTTAGCCGGTCGGATTGCCTATCTTGATCTCACCCCATTTTTACTCAAGGAAGTTGTCGGAGTTTCCTCCTGGCCTGATCTCTGGCTGCGGGGCGGCTTTCCTGATAGTGTGCTGGCGGCCAATGACGCCGACAGTTTTGATTGGCGGCTGGATTTTATCCGAACATTCATGGAGCGGGACATCCCCAGCCTGGGTTTTAATATCCCGATTCCGGTTATTGAACGGTTGTGGCTGCTGCTGGCCCACTATCACGGCCAGACTGTGAACTACCAAAAACTGGCAGAAGCTGCAGACCTTTCCATTCCCACCCTGAAGAAATATCTCTCCATCCTGGAGCAGACATATATGCTTCGCCTGCTGCCTCCAACAGAGACAAATATCAAAAAGAGGTTGGTGAAATCACCCAAAATCTATCTGCGAGACAGTGGCATTCTTCACGGCCTTCTAAATATTGAAGAGTATGACTCGCTTCTGGCGAATCCTGTTGCTGGGGCATCCTGGGAGAGTTTTGTCATAGAAAATATCATTCATGGTCACAGTCGCTGGCAGGCCTCTTTCTTGCGGACTTCCAACGGCGCTGAAATAGATTTGCTTTTAGAGCGGTCCGGCCATCGCCACCTGTTTGAGTGTAAGCTTTCAAAAGCGCCGAAACCATCTCGTGGTTTTTATGAACTGACAGATTCTATCCAGCCTGACTCTGCCTGGGTCGTTGCCCCTGTTGATGAACCCTATGAAATAAAAAAAGGGATTTTTGTCTGTTCTCCTGAACATCTGGAGAAGGAGTTGCCTTTTTGA
- the trpD gene encoding anthranilate phosphoribosyltransferase, with protein sequence MNNDAIQKFGGQIQQLIRGEDLCRSETYEMFREVMLNEQPDLQQGAFLGALVAKGETVHEIAGAWEAIDQFDTVHVSGTIRGPIVENSGTGMDKLSTFNVSSAAAIVAASCGVTMARHGARALSSFCGTVDIMEAVGVNVECDIATVEKSIKETGIGLFNGMSPHIHPGALGRILSQIRFGSTLNIAASLANPCRPTIGLRGVGNEKLLMPSAQVMSQIGYTRGMVVHGLDDASGDGMDEISLCGATMVVEFQGETIKEYRITPEEVGVKRVSFHEISATNDLKTEADRFVSVIAGNGPTACIDFTCLNAGAILYITGICDSIKDGVIKSKAAIESGAAHEKLEQWKKVQN encoded by the coding sequence ATGAACAATGATGCTATTCAAAAATTTGGTGGACAGATTCAACAGTTAATTCGAGGTGAGGATCTCTGCCGCAGTGAAACCTACGAAATGTTCCGTGAGGTTATGCTCAACGAACAACCAGATTTACAGCAAGGCGCTTTTTTAGGGGCACTCGTGGCTAAAGGAGAAACCGTCCATGAAATCGCGGGTGCCTGGGAGGCCATCGACCAGTTTGATACGGTGCATGTGTCCGGCACTATTCGAGGCCCGATCGTTGAAAATTCCGGCACGGGAATGGATAAACTATCAACATTCAATGTCAGTAGCGCTGCGGCCATTGTTGCGGCATCTTGTGGTGTAACAATGGCCAGGCATGGTGCCAGGGCCCTTTCATCGTTTTGCGGTACGGTTGATATAATGGAGGCTGTTGGGGTTAATGTTGAGTGCGACATCGCCACGGTTGAAAAGAGTATCAAAGAGACGGGTATTGGCCTCTTTAATGGCATGAGTCCCCATATTCATCCTGGTGCTCTCGGTCGTATTTTAAGCCAGATCCGCTTTGGTTCCACATTGAATATTGCCGCCTCACTGGCAAATCCATGCCGACCGACAATTGGGTTGAGGGGTGTTGGTAACGAGAAGCTGCTTATGCCAAGCGCCCAGGTAATGTCACAAATCGGCTATACACGAGGAATGGTGGTGCATGGTTTGGATGATGCGTCCGGGGATGGCATGGATGAGATTTCGCTGTGCGGGGCAACAATGGTGGTTGAGTTTCAAGGTGAGACAATAAAAGAGTATCGTATAACACCAGAAGAAGTAGGAGTTAAACGTGTCAGTTTTCATGAGATATCGGCTACTAACGATCTCAAGACCGAGGCAGATCGGTTTGTCAGCGTTATAGCGGGTAATGGCCCAACAGCCTGTATTGATTTTACCTGTTTAAATGCCGGGGCAATCTTATATATCACAGGGATTTGTGACTCTATCAAAGACGGTGTTATAAAAAGCAAAGCTGCCATAGAAAGTGGTGCTGCCCATGAAAAACTTGAACAGTGGAAAAAAGTTCAAAATTAA
- a CDS encoding alcohol dehydrogenase catalytic domain-containing protein yields the protein MMKAIVVKEIGSFEVCTLDLPQPGFDEVLIKVEVTGLCRTDLKIIEVGHRDLVMPRIPGEEVVGSICGVGDGVHNFKEGQRVYVYPGTSCGQCPLCLVGAGNLCKSMQIMGFHRDGGFAEYVVAPVQSLILVPDNLTPDQAVFAEPLSCCLNALELARLTEGETIGIWGGGPAGVLLSRAALAKGAEATLIEPHPKRRAFSKELSPALTDQMYDVCIIAVGDKGAYQDALGHLKPRGRLVVFSGLPKDDCALPIDFNTLHYLEQTLVGAYGCSFRHGVEALALLSDGRIQVDDMVSHRMPLWELKDALRLVSEKISMKVLLYTLDSGV from the coding sequence ATGATGAAAGCAATTGTGGTTAAGGAGATCGGTTCCTTTGAGGTTTGCACACTTGATCTTCCTCAACCGGGATTTGATGAGGTTTTGATTAAAGTTGAGGTTACGGGCTTATGCCGGACTGATCTGAAGATTATTGAAGTCGGTCATCGCGATCTGGTTATGCCGCGTATTCCAGGAGAAGAGGTGGTGGGGAGCATTTGTGGTGTTGGTGACGGTGTACATAACTTTAAGGAGGGCCAGCGCGTCTACGTCTATCCGGGAACAAGTTGTGGACAGTGCCCTCTATGTCTTGTTGGTGCTGGAAATCTGTGCAAAAGCATGCAGATAATGGGTTTTCATCGGGATGGTGGTTTTGCTGAGTATGTCGTTGCCCCGGTGCAAAGCCTGATTCTTGTCCCTGATAATTTAACACCCGATCAAGCAGTCTTTGCTGAACCACTGTCATGCTGTTTGAACGCTCTTGAGCTTGCCCGTCTGACAGAAGGCGAAACTATCGGTATCTGGGGTGGTGGGCCAGCTGGAGTATTATTGTCACGGGCAGCCCTGGCAAAAGGCGCGGAAGCAACACTGATTGAACCACATCCAAAACGACGCGCGTTTTCAAAAGAGCTTTCCCCAGCTCTGACTGATCAGATGTATGATGTCTGCATCATTGCTGTTGGGGATAAGGGCGCTTACCAGGATGCGCTTGGCCACCTTAAACCGCGGGGGCGACTGGTTGTTTTTTCGGGATTGCCTAAGGATGATTGTGCCCTGCCTATAGATTTCAATACATTGCACTACCTGGAGCAAACGCTTGTTGGTGCCTATGGCTGCAGCTTCCGGCACGGTGTTGAAGCGTTAGCTTTATTATCCGATGGTCGAATACAGGTTGACGATATGGTCTCACACCGAATGCCGCTCTGGGAGCTCAAGGATGCCCTTCGCCTGGTTTCCGAAAAAATCAGCATGAAGGTTCTTTTATATACCCTGGATTCAGGTGTTTAA
- a CDS encoding rubredoxin yields the protein MEKYVCSVCGYTYNPADGDPDTGVKAGTAFKDLPEDWVCPDCGAGLDAFEKV from the coding sequence ATGGAAAAATATGTGTGCAGCGTCTGCGGCTATACCTATAACCCTGCCGATGGTGACCCTGATACCGGTGTTAAAGCTGGCACAGCTTTTAAAGATTTGCCTGAAGACTGGGTTTGTCCTGATTGTGGTGCTGGCCTTGACGCTTTTGAAAAAGTGTGA